The sequence below is a genomic window from Gossypium hirsutum isolate 1008001.06 chromosome A11, Gossypium_hirsutum_v2.1, whole genome shotgun sequence.
atatataaatataaaataatattttgttcAAACTCTACCTCCTAAATTCAAGTCAGGTTTTGAGTTTAGAGGGTAGCTCAACCATCCAACAAAtctaatcatttaatttttttttataattttttgatttCTAATTTAGATATTTTTCGGATTTGGATTCGAGTTTAGTGCATAGTAAAAATTGAAAGTTGTAGGATAAAAACATACCTGATTCTAACAACAAAACATTCTCTCCCAGCATGGTCTAGAACAGTTCGAGACAGCCAACGACCTTTCTGGGGTCGATAATTGTTTAATTTCAGAATCACATCTGATACCATGGCTCCTGAATCATCCGTCACTCTATCCGGCACACATTTCAGCAAGTACGGTGCTTGAACCGGGGAAGTTATAGATGCAACAACCCTCATTTCATCTACATCTCTCCTCAACGTAATACACGGTGCCCTTACCAAATCATTCCAACAAAACACTATCGACTTCACCAATTTACTTCCTTTGAAGTAAAGACCGCTGCCACCGCGACATCGAAGCTCAACCATGAGCCCTTTAGTCCCGAACTCACAATATAAATGCCAGGCTTTCCGCCATGAATCGCATGAAAAATCGGTAATCGGTTTATCAAGTTTAAGCTCCCTGTGGCATCTTAACATCCGAAGACGAAGAAATTTGTGTTTATTATCTGCGTTTGTTGCTTTCGTCCGATCATTGAGCCTTACAAAGACACATGCCTGCATTGTTATGCAACAAAATCAAGCTATATATGTAAGGTTTATAAGTTGCTAGAGTAACCTAATTGGCTAATACTAGACATACACACTATGAAAAGTAGAGGTCAAATTATGAAAATCAAATCATATCTCCTAGgaataatttactttacattACAATTTTCTAGAGGCATTTTCATGAAATGCCactgaaaatatgaaaattttcaaagctatGGACCACATGTTTATGGACCACATGGTCCATGAGCATTAAAGAATTGTTGGAGAGAGTTAATGAAGGGGGGAAATGATTAAGGTAAGGATAGTGCCATAATAATTACCTCAAGGAGAAACCTTGGTATCATGGACTTGTATTTACTAGTGTTGACATCAACATCTGAAACCTCCCAATATATTGGTGGGTTGGGCAAGACCACCTTCTCCATTCCCACTGCTATCCCTCCCCCAGCTTTCTCATAAGGTTCATCAAAGGTTGTCTCCCATAGCTTCTTGGTTTCTTCTACTTGTTTTTCTTCTACTGTTTCCCATAACCCCACTACTTTGCCCATATTATCCCACATCTCTTTCATATCCTCTACATACTCTCTTGGGTAGCTCTGCTTCATTGCACATCATAAAGCATTATCCATCTATTTTTTtcgatttaataattaaagtttaattgatAATGACGTAAAAAGACTTAAGTTAGAGCAGATTCtgtgacatttttaaaataaaaaaaaaagtactaCCTCACAATATTACACACATTGAAAGGTCAAGTAAGCACATAAGAAAGTTGAATCCTGggttataggttttttttttttcttatgaatTTAAGTTGTAAAATTCTTTAgcactatttaaaaaaaaagcataataaaagtctatacttttttcttttgtttacatGGCTTTAATTTAAtggtgtgaattttttttttaaattttaaaaatgtcacgTAATTCAATTGAAGGAAAGTCTTTTGAGGATGTTATCaattaaaaatttgttttcaacaataaaaataatgaaaacatgtttgacatctatttttcaaaatagaaataaaataaataattaaattaaagtataatttattaaaaatgtattacaataataaaataaaatgcaattaaatttaatgcataaaattgaaaaaaatctcttatttttcaactttttccaaCTTTCCAaaacattttcattgaaaacatgtttttttattctccaattttcacttatttttattttctaaaaatcatttttcaaaattttaaccaaacaaattttcCTTCACTATTTTCCAATTTCTAAAACTAAAGGCACcctaaattcttgaaattaaaaataaaaggattaattttcaAATAGATAAAGAGTATAGAGACTAAAAACAATACTTATCAGTTCAACTTCAATTTCTAAATTAAAACAGTGGagggattaaattcttgaaaataaaaataaaaagactaaatttcacATATGCaaagagtatagggactaaatgcAGAATTAtatcaaagaagaaaattggaAGAAATGAAGTCCATTAAGACAACCTTGAATCACACTACCTAAAGCAAACATAAATTAAAGCCAATAGCTACCAAATtaaacccaaaaacaatgaaaattAGGTCAAAGCTGGAGAATCTAAAACAAATGATAATATAAGATAATATACCTGATGAGTGAGCAGCATTAGTAGAATATCCAAAGCAGGCACAAATCTGAAGCACCTATCTCCAAATCTTTGCATCATATACAGAAATCCTTTGTATCTTTGTCTAGCTGCTATCAAATACACTAGCTCACTCAAGTATGGTTCTGCAAATTTTGAGTACAAGAACTTGTGCTTTTCAACTTGATTGAAAAGATCTTTGTTCATCAATGGTGGGTTTTTAGAATCTGATTCCACTTCATTCTCGAATGGCTCGGATGAAAATTTTTGAACCCAGATTTGTTTACATCTCATCAATGCATACTCTTCGTTTTCTTCATTGAAAATTGCTGGTTTTCCGATTTGTTTTGAGAATCTTGTTTCACAGTATTTCCTATAACCAACctgtaaaaaaaagttaattttctCACACTTTCTCGTCAGCCAAACAGAATTTACAGTCAAAAGTTTTCGACTTACTGGGTTCAAGGTGTGACAGAACCAAACCCACTCGACATCGAAAGGTGGCAGAACCATAGGAGGTGTTGACCCTTCCACCGTTAGATTAGAAATCAACGGCATCCATACCTCATCATACCTACACAAACAAAGAACTCTCATCACATTCAACTTCTACCGTCTGATCAGATTACTTCTTTCCCTAAAAAAAACTGACCTCCTTATTGCTTCAATAATTGTTGCTCTTTGGTGAAGCCACTGACACTCATAAACACTTCTCAAGAACCCAATATTTTGTCTCGCCGCCGATACGAGATCGACGCTGAGATGTATCGTCTCCGTCTCCGATATATCGCTGAGACTCCTTATCGTCGACGACGACATTTCGTTTAAGGTTTGCTTAGACATAATTGTCCGTTGAACTAATAATATGTAAGAGAAGTACCGAAAAACATtagttatactttttttttttataagaagGAAGAAGGGTAATAAGGAATATTTTAGCCACGTGGCTAGTTTTGGTGTGGTTTTGGGTGGGAAGTGTCGGGGGGCATTGATAAGGACAAGAGCTTATATGATTCGGATAGTTCAATAAATAATAGTTGTTTTGTAGTTGTAATAAATTAATGATGGTGATAACATCTTATCCTAATCATCTTAATGATGAATTTACTTTTTTAATCCAAAATGTTAACCTAATCAAGTAATTATTTAGTTTTAAGGGGTTAGGCTTTTTTACttgtatattataaaataaaataaaaatatttaaatggtaTGTCCGAAAGATTATGTATCGAAATGGTATATTCAAGCAAGTGGAGGGTGGTATATAGGCGGCACCACCCTAAAAATTTGACATGTTTgactgcaaaaaaaaaattaatagtggtGCCTACTTGATAGGCGACTCCACATTTGTACTGGAATAGTATAGAACCCGTATTTTTATACGGATGTAGTACAAGGGTATGGTGCCTATTTGATAGGCGGCACCAATACCAATTTCCCCCCC
It includes:
- the LOC107887255 gene encoding glycine-rich domain-containing protein 1 isoform X1, with translation MSKQTLNEMSSSTIRSLSDISETETIHLSVDLVSAARQNIGFLRSVYECQWLHQRATIIEAIRRYDEVWMPLISNLTVEGSTPPMVLPPFDVEWVWFCHTLNPVGYRKYCETRFSKQIGKPAIFNEENEEYALMRCKQIWVQKFSSEPFENEVESDSKNPPLMNKDLFNQVEKHKFLYSKFAEPYLSELVYLIAARQRYKGFLYMMQRFGDRCFRFVPALDILLMLLTHQSYPREYVEDMKEMWDNMGKVVGLWETVEEKQVEETKKLWETTFDEPYEKAGGGIAVGMEKVVLPNPPIYWEVSDVDVNTSKYKSMIPRFLLEACVFVRLNDRTKATNADNKHKFLRLRMLRCHRELKLDKPITDFSCDSWRKAWHLYCEFGTKGLMVELRCRGGSGLYFKGSKLVKSIVFCWNDLVRAPCITLRRDVDEMRVVASITSPVQAPYLLKCVPDRVTDDSGAMVSDVILKLNNYRPQKGRWLSRTVLDHAGRECFVVRIRVGGGFWRRGAETPCGVNWEERIIEIREGSWSYVAGSIGKAPEKVVGTATPKEPPQQWQAAWLFSTGDEFLINWGSSTSSSDLTFCLKIQQSSDSSQIMLLRGRKMQYHEETKSKVAEADDGFVTIVRFTEDNPTGRTTALLNWKLSVVELLPEEDAVLVLLLCVSILRTVSEITKEDVGQLLVRRRLKEAKLGARDWGSVLLHPSSLSSSSDSPYLQPWYLNANKVMAQHEDDGITRQPGFKHSPVEGGDMLYKRGIIT
- the LOC107887255 gene encoding glycine-rich domain-containing protein 1 isoform X2; this translates as MSKQTLNEMSSSTIRSLSDISETETIHLSVDLVSAARQNIGFLRSVYECQWLHQRATIIEAIRRYDEVWMPLISNLTVEGSTPPMVLPPFDVEWVWFCHTLNPVGYRKYCETRFSKQIGKPAIFNEENEEYALMRCKQIWVQKFSSEPFENEVESDSKNPPLMNKDLFNQVEKHKFLYSKFAEPYLSELVYLIAARQRYKGFLYMMQRFGDRCFRFVPALDILLMLLTHQSYPREYVEDMKEMWDNMGKVVGLWETVEEKQVEETKKLWETTFDEPYEKAGGGIAVGMEKVVLPNPPIYWEVSDVDVNTSKYKSMIPRFLLEACVFVRLNDRTKATNADNKHKFLRLRMLRCHRELKLDKPITDFSCDSWRKAWHLYCEFGTKGLMVELRCRGGSGLYFKGSKLVKSIVFCWNDLVRAPCITLRRDVDEMRVVASITSPVQAPYLLKCVPDRVTDDSGAMVSDVILKLNNYRPQKGRWLSRTVLDHAGRECFVVRIRVGGGFWRRGAETPCGVNWEERIIEIREGSWSYVAGSIGKAPEKVVGTATPKEPPQQWQAAWLFSTGDEFLINWGSSTSSSDLTFCLKIQQSSDSSIMLLRGRKMQYHEETKSKVAEADDGFVTIVRFTEDNPTGRTTALLNWKLSVVELLPEEDAVLVLLLCVSILRTVSEITKEDVGQLLVRRRLKEAKLGARDWGSVLLHPSSLSSSSDSPYLQPWYLNANKVMAQHEDDGITRQPGFKHSPVEGGDMLYKRGIIT